The nucleotide sequence TGAATGGAATCTTCCACAAGCATATATGGGCACGATGGTCGGGGGTACACATACTTTGTCTCTAACTCTGTCTGTGATAACTGCAGAAATGTCTCAGGTCTGTCCTCATCCTGAACATGTGgttttttattacagaaatgGGTTGGACCGGTGTTTACCTTCAGCAGCTTTGACGTGTTGGAGAAGAGTGCTCCACTGCAGGTGCTGAGTGAGAAGCAGCAGGCTGCCGCGCCGCAACAGAGGCCTCTTCTCCTCGATCCGGGAAGTGGAGGCAGTAGTCTGGGAGACTTGAGTCTTCTCAGCTTGATAAACCCAGACTTATCCAAGCGATACTTCCTTGGAGGCAGCAGCCTCGGCCTCGCTCACTCCGGGGGCCACATCTCCATGGATACAGTGACTGTCTCAGGACAGGAGGGCTCCATGTCGGATTTCCATGAGACTAATCGCCGCACGGTCGAGATTCCTGTTGAGGCCGAGGACCCAGAGGTGGGCAGGAGGGACGGCTCAGAAAGACAGGGGTTCGACAATTGGCAGCTGCAGGGCAACGACGCAGAGAACGGCGAAGAGCTCTCACTGGATTCGTTCGGTTCTAACGAACACTCTGATTACGGTTATCCTCAGATTGGCCTCGACTTGGATACCATCGACAGTGGATTCTTGGAATCGGACTGCTCGAGCCCCGTGACCTCCGAATGTGAAAGAGGAGAAGGAATGGATGCTGCTTTACTGGGCGACACTGTGGGGACCCATTCAAACTATGTCAAGCAGTGGGTGGCTTTTATACCAGCCTCAGGAGAAAATAGCAACTCTTTGTAGGAAACATCTATTTCTGTGCAGTGCTACACTGACAGGCTAACAGGCTAACGTGCGACAGGGTTTTAGAACTGTTTAAAGCGATAACAAACCTGCTTGCACTTTTCTCAGCCCTGTTTATTAGGCTGCAGACATAACAGTTGTTGCATAAAAGTCTACAAAACCAGTCATGCAGAAACAGCAGACTAATCGATATCAGGTTGACTTCATGCTGGCTAAAATCTGCCTCTGTGTAAatcttaaagagaaaaaaagaaaaacaaaacaaaaaaatgctgaTGTTATCACTTTGGGcagaatcttttttttaaataaaacgaAATGAAAGTGCTGGAACAAGAGATTTCTAGCAACAGCCCTGTGATAAAAGCCCAGAGTTTGGCATTTATCAAGCTTTCTGAGCCGGAGAGAAAACTGAGATAAGGCAACATGGGCATTCTTTTCAAGCGGACTTTATCTGATagacaaagaaatgcaaaaatatcAGATCATGCATGTGCTGAGCTCAGCTACTGACTGTATTCCAACACTCACGCAAAGTAGAAATCACATCTGGGTCAATTTTAGCTGCAGATTTTATGTTGTTTATCGATATTttgtatggatttttttttttttttttgacagagtGGTGTACATTTCTATGTATTAAGGTCAGCTCATGAGCGTCCATAAAGTGCACTGTTCACACACTTTTACTCCATATTCCATTTGCATACAGTAGCACTTTTACCTTCCACAAtcaaactgacaaaaaaaataacaatagcTTTCATCCATTATGGATATAATTTAAATGTGCCTTTAATAAAAAACTTACCAGAAAATTCATACCAATGTCTAATTGTAATGATTGCTGACTTCACTAAAGTAGAACTCTATTCACTTCAGATCTTGACAACACgatcttttaaataaaaatatgaataaaaaagcgGGGACACTACAGAGAAATGCGGAGCGTATTGTATGCAATCACTGTCACATCAGTATCTGTTACTTCCTCACATGTCATGAGGtactttcttgtttttttttcccattaaaaTTCCTTCTTTCCAATTCCTTCATATCCAGTCCTCTCTTTAATGTGCTATGGAATGTGATGAACTCTATAGATGGTGGCTGTATAAGAGCTTTTGCCTTCCCACAATGTTTTCAATGTGTACGTGAATAACGTGTGATATGTACCGAGATAAATGTGTTGATGGAGTTGAGGCTATGCCACATTCACAATCTCTTCATAtgtcaatttaaaaaaacaagaaaacacacacacacacacacccacacacacacacacacacactcacacacacatacacacacacacacactcacactcacacacacacctgcttgcTTCGGGTTTTATGACTAAGAGAACGGTTCATACCAGCGTAGTCATAGAACAAAATGACTGAATTCtacaaaaaaagtcaaagacACAAAGCAGCCAGCTGTGGTGATATGAACTTCATTAACTGATCGAGATTTTAGATAATCTGAGGTTTACACAGGAACTGTCTGTGTATATAAAGACTTGTACGGCTGTCTCAGAGAGCTTAGTCTCCTGCAAATGCTTTACCTCACAAGGTAAATATCACATTTTCTAAATCTGCTCAAAGCTGAAATATTTGTCTGATATACATTTCCTGGCATGGTTACTGCTTTCTTTCTGTACATTGTATATCTGAAAGCTTATATACTAGCTACTTATGCAAATCTTTCATCTTTTGCTTCCTTCGGTCTTTTGTCCTTTTTAAGTGGTTGAACATTGTTTTTGAATAAACTCATtcgagaaaagaaaaatcttcacttctcttttaaaaaaaaaagggggaaatgcATGTTGTCTATGTtgaattatttttgttaaatcacAGATTTACTGACTCTGAAGATCAGGGTCTCCAGGCTAGTATTTACTGAATGTATCATGTCATGTGAGAATGCAGCTCCAGTTTGGATTCATCTGTGCTTTACTGAGCTTTACACAACTGTCTCAAGGTTtgtcattcatttgttttgcttttgtttttttccttcataatTAAGTGACAAGTGTTAAGGAAGTGGTTGTGGGTTTTCTCATGTATGGAGTCTGTGAAACATTTAAGTTACAAGCTGAAGTGCCGAATCGTAAAACACTCCATTGTATCATCTATTTGTGTGAACAAACATCAAAGCTCTGTATTTCCATCTTtcagctcagctcagctcagGTTATCTCGTCTGCGAGAGCGATTATTGGCTGCAGGTCAGCTGCTTTTTAAATTCCAGAGCCATTCACAACTGGACAGAAAATACCACATACCTGCTGGAATTTGAAGTGAAAAATTACAAGAAAAAGTATTTCTTACTTTTACAAATGTCCCATTATCTGTTTCTACACAAAGCTTACCAGCTTTAGAAAGACACTCCAGTTCCTTACCATGGggtcttttcttctttccaaACAGATATTGTTCACTTTCAGTGGAAAAGGACGGCTACAGCTGCAACTTTACAGCAGAACTAATGTATCACAGCACGTTTGCAAATTACCACACCATAGATATAAGCCTGTGTGTTCCTCAAAGCTGTAAACTTTTGAAGTCCAGTTTCTCGCCAGCACAACACAGTGAGTGTCtgctcactcatacactcattctcACAGATAATCACAGTGTTATACAGTAAACCATGCTGCATTCGTCTCATCGCTGAACTGGGAAGTGGGAACTGGGAAGTGAGAGGTCGGTACTTCAACAAAAATAATAGGAACAAATCCGTGAAAACCTCCATGTTAGAAAACAGTTAGTTAGCTgactgtgatgagtgatgtttACGGTCCTTCTCAACAATTTAATGTATCTTGATTGAGCTGAAGataatatttgtatatacacacagtgtaacacattTATAGGTAAGATGTGCTTCTGCGTTCACTCTTCACTTGCTTAAATCAGGGTTAATAGAACGTCTCTGTGTTCCTGAGACATGATGTTTTTTTCCTAGAGGTTTTGGATGTTTCAGAGTTAAAAACCTTTAGTCGAAGCAGTGGgcttttttttgctatttgtcacatatatgttTCTACAGCAGATTCACAACCTGAATATCATTTTCCTTTCACAGTTAAACCCATCACTCCGTCTAACCTAATGGTGCAGTATGAAAATGGGAGCTACACCTTCGCATGGAATAGTGGATATGAGAAACATATCTACAGGTCCGTCTTGCCTTTTGAGTATGTACTGAGGTACCACCCTGTGGGACAAACTGCCATGGTAAGACACTGATATTTTGCAGTTTAGATAAGATAAGGGTGTGACAGAATGGAAAAACCCGTAAGATCGTGCTGTTTAACACACAGGTTTTAACACTGCTGTGGTCTGaatctgagtgtaaatgttccCCCCCCGTGCAGCTCTGGTCTGGTTTCAGGCTCACTATTGAACCCTAGTAGACCTTaaatcaacacaaacacacatagagaACATATCTATAGAGAAGATTTCTGACTCACCATATTTGATATTTATGATATTATCTTAGTGTTATAATGCACAGTAAGGCTCCTCATTTGCATCTTCTGTGTCCCACAATGTCCCCCTGACTCCCCCTGTGTTGTGAAAACTAACGCTGTCATGATGTTCCCACCGATGATGATACTTCCTGCACTAGTGCAGACCCGAGTAGGTTCATGGGAATCGCAGCACAGCTCCAGTctgaactcacaccacctcctacaggaagTCTTGGGTTCGGGACTGAGCTGCATGCTCCACATGACAGTGTGAAAACTCCCTCATTCACACCGGGGGCAATTTATTTAACCATTTTTGTATGAGGGGTATGAGGAAACTGTGGCACCATTCTGTCCAGCTTGACgttggggtggtggtggctcaagtggttaaggctctgggtttttGATtgaaagatcagggttcaagccccagcattgccaagctaCCCCCATTatgcctttgagcaaggcccccaacccaccctgctccaggggcgctgcatcatggctgaccatgtgctctgaccccaacacccaaggatgggatatgtgaagaaagaatttcactgtgcggtaatgtatatgtgacaaaataaaggcttTGTTATTTATCCaaaaatatacagtgtttcACCCAATGGTGTGGCCTGGGGTCGATTCCTGAGCagcaacccagccactgaggggttaactctccgTGCCGGTCCTGAGCCCGGGGAGGGTTGGGTcaggcatccggtgtaaaacctgtgcaaaatcaaatatgtggatcaGATAATCTGCTGTAGCGAGACCAAGCAGAGATCATCTGAAAAACTATAACATACGAACAGATCCTTTTAGAGttaatgtgtaaatgagtgaaatctttaaatagttttatatttctcttctggaaaattttttttttcctttaaaatctGACGTGCTTTAAAGCTCTTACATGTGGTTGATTTACATGCAAAAGAAATGCCATGTTTCAGTTCAGGAAATCTTCATttgaaaataaacagattttaccATGTGAAGGCACGTAAATGTTAAACCTCAAATGCATCAGATCACTAGtaacttttttgtttgtgttggcCATGACCTTTCAGCTTACCTTTCCATTCAGAAAGGGGGATTCATGCTGTcttgttaaaatattatttatattatgattatgaattaaattaaaatgaatttaaaacaaattaaataaaaaataacagacaAATTCTTCATGTATCAACAATCTGTGCAGCGTAGAAAATGAAGAGTAAGAAAAAGGATTACAGCAAACATGATCGCTGTTTCATACAATCTTTTGAAAAGGACAAAAAGCtattacattataaataaataaataaatagatagatagatagatagatagatagatagatagatagatagatagatagatagatagatagatagatagatagatagatagatagataggttttataatgcaacaaaaaatgaaaactgGTTGCcacatttttacaaatttgGCAGAAATGTTGGATTTTATTCTTTCCAGATATAAGGCAGAGGTAAGTCCTGTCAGGcaatatgaaaagaaaatgtctaaCATTTTTTCTTCCACGGAAACAGGATATTTTTTCTTAGCCACAAGTACACCATATTGAACAGGCAAAATCTGACCAACCAAGAACTGCTGTCATAGGATctgggaataaaacacaattctAAATCCttgaaaaaatggaaaatgtcAGACCAAAATCCCTGAATTTATGGGcagaaccaaaaaaaatctctttagcTTACCTTAACTGCTAAAACTAGATTAAATTGTGATCATATACGAAGGCTAACACACTTCTAACCTAACACCTAACTTCAGTTCCTTACATCATGGCTTCTTCCACTTGCTGTGCTTCTTCAGAAGGAGCTTCATACAAGAGAAACGGTCTACAATGTCTCAGAGACGGTTTTTGATCCGGGAACCGAATACGTGGCGAGGGTGTACAACACGGTGATGAAAGACAATGGGTATAAAGGGACACCGAGTCATGAGAGCGCTGAAATCAGATGGAAGACTCGACCAGCCAGTGCAGTAGATGGAGGTATGAAAGATTGTCTCGTTGTATTACGACTCTTTGATATTGTTTATTGAATGTTTGTAACTGAACCCAATTCCATCGAAGTGATGTGAaccttgtttaatttttttttattttacagtaataaCCATGAAGCAAATTGCCATTCTGATTTGTTTGGCAGTAGGACTTCTGTCTCTGTTATTATTTCCTGTTGCAAGGTAAACCCGGTGTTCCACTTCCTGTAGATTCTGAAGCTCTCTGTTGTTCAGATGATAAAGGGCTTTTTTGTCTGAAACGTCAGCATCAATTGTGCTGATATGGCTTAAGTGCTTCAGCTAAAGTTCACACCAAACTTTAGTGACTCTGtgcatggcatggttgttgatgCCTGGTCTggtttgtgtgttacagaaacTGTTCATCTTCTTGGATTGGAAACAGAaaagtctctagagtttatacaaaatggtgtgaaaaactaaaaaaaaaaataagtgtgcATAGAAACAGTTTGTTGATGATCAGACCCTCCAAAACTGGAGATCAGGGgagattctaggattttcatttaatccaatgagggtaggatggtaaactgaaggacggggaggagccgaagtctgccgccattttcatatgaaatttaaaggggactaaggcgatcacgaatttgtgtacagtttatggagaatcacagaattttagggggggctgagtagaaatctTAGGGGGGCTAAAACCACCctgaaaatggcctagcgacaccCATGCTGGAGATGATGTTTTTCTGGGCTTCAGCAGTGAGTTTTCTGTGTTCAGGAGAGCCTCAGATTCAGAGAGGAACCTGGTGTGGTCTTCTAGTTGaaccacctcaaggtttgatgtgttgagatgtttttctgctcaacatggctgtacagagtgattatctGACTTACTTTAGACTTCGTGTCAGGAGAAACCCaggcattttttctttttttgcaccattctgtgtaaaatctACAGTTTGTTAGATAACCAGTTTCTAGAATAGTCAGACTGCCCACATGGTAATCTCTAGTATGACAAGTTGTGTGATATTTATTACTCATAGCGAGAAAGCTTTGACAGAGTAGATGTACTTGATAAAAAAAGGGGCCCcagagagtgtgtggaggtcTGATCATACTGTCTGATAACAGAGATGCTTTTTTTAATTCCagaatgaaaattaaaaagatATCCTGGGTAAAAACTCCAGCTCCATACGTCTCACCGATGAACCTGACAGCTCAGGTAGGCGGCTTCTCTTCAAACAGGCAAGCGTTTGGTTTCAGTATACGCCCATGAACCacttgttatttttgtttttcagtattGGTTATCCAAAGGTCACGTGCAGTACATTTACAGCGAGGAAATTTCCAAAATCGATATGATCACAGAGAACACACCCAGACAGCAAGTTCAAGAATGTTCCTCCGTCATTTATTCTCATTGTCCCACACCTTACGTCAGCCCTTTAAAAGAAGTCTGGCCGCCCTGTCTGACATCTGACTCACGTATTGCTGCTAATAATGCCTGTACAGATCTCGATTTCCTGCCTGACGACCACGATGTTGAAAAAACCCTCCTTTGCTTGGGCATAGCTGAAGGTTGTGTATCTTTGGATGACCTGGAGCCCAGTCTAGAGATCTGCAAATCCTCTGAAGCATCAAGTCTCCCAGAAAACCCTGTGTGTTTTAATCAGAGTTACTGCACTTTAACTAACACAGAATTCGGCTTTATTCCTACGTTTTGCAGCGTTCAGTGTGCTCCCAGTCTCAATTTAGGGCTAAAGGGTACAACTACACCTGAGCTGTTGAATATACAGATAGAGGACAATACACTGGAAGTAGACACAGTGACTCTTGACGATTTGCAGCTATCTATAGAAGAATGACTGAAATGATAGTTTCGTGTAAATACTGAATTCTCTTCTGCTTTACAGAACGTCttataatatactatatatatatatatatacatatagggaacataataatttttcccacaatttaattcaattctaaatttcattttagataaaatataaaaaatccagtatttcaaaatattagaatatttcatAAGATAATCAAAAATGATTTCTAATATGGAAAAGTCAAACTTCTGAGTAAAGTATGTTCATTTATGCACTGGGGCTCTTTTTATACAAATTACTGTGTCAATGCGGCATGGCATGGAGGCCATCAGCctgtgtaatggaagcccaggttgctttgctAGCGGCCTTTAGCTCACTGTATTGCGGGGTttgtgtctctcatcttcctcttgaaaATACCCAATAGATTCTCTATAGGGTTCAGGTCAGGTTATTTGTCCGGCCAGACAAACACAGTAATATCAAGGTCAGCAAACCAGTTCCTTCTGGAAAAGAAAATCAACATCTCTATAAAGCTTGACAGCAGATGGAAGCATTTAGCGCTTTAAAATCTTTTGGTAGATGGTGACATTGACTTTGGacttaataaaacacagtggaccaacaccagcagatgacatggcaccccaaatcatcactgacctgtggacacttcacacaGGACTTCACACAGCTTGGACTCTGGGTCTCTCCTCTATTTCTCCacactctgggaccttgatttccaaatgaaatgcaagatttactttcatctgaaaaagaggactttggagcACTGAGTAATGCTCCAGTTCTTCTTCCCCTTAGCCCAGGGAAGATGCTCCTGATGTTGTCTCTGGtgcaggagtggcttgacacttTTAGCCCATTTCCTGGACACGTCTGTGTGTGGTGGCTCTCCATGCACTGACCCCATCCTCAGTCCACTTCTTGTGAAGATCCCCCACGTCCTTGAATCAGCTTTGCTTGACAATCTTCTCAAAGCTATGGTCATCTCTGTTGCTTGTGCACATTTCCTACATTTTCCTTGCAGTCAACTTTCCATGAATATGATttgatacagcactctgtgaacaagcCAGCACTTTTAGCAATGATCTTCTATGGCTTACCATCCTTATGGAGGGTCAGCGAGTGTCTTCTGGACAAGTGTCaggtcagcagtcttccccatgatcaTGGGAGTATGTACTGAACCTGACTGGGAGATTTGTGGTAGTTTTACTGAATAAAACGTGATTTGCTCAAAGTGGAAATGAACTATTCTGATGATTTGAGATACATTTTTACAATGTTCTTGAGCTGCAGGCCACAATtatcaaaaattaaaataaaaaaaagtctagaaCATATACGCGTTTCAGTTTCTGAAGTAAAAAATCTTGAACTTTTCCATGATATTCAAATTTTTTAAGATGCACTTGCATATTCAAGGTTCCAGCCTCTCACAGCCGTCTGTTTGTGCCACAGTTCTGAGTTCATCTTTCAGTAGATTTTTTGCTTTAGACCTCGGTATCTGCTGCCCTCTGCTGCCTGACTTGACTTTTTTTCAGCACAGATTCATTTTCAGTGCCATCCAACTGTTTTAGGTTTTCAAACAAATGCATAGAAACCTTAGAGCTCCTGTGGATCTCTCTTCCTCTTGAGAACCTTCCAAGTAGAACCCATTTATGAAGCTTACACCGATCATCCAAAACATTATGATCaccagcctaatattgtgttggtcccccttttgctgccaaaacagccctggcccaTCATGCAATGTGTCATGCAAAATGTAgagacaaaatatttttaatgtaatgcgTCTCAGTCCCCTGAGTATCTCTGCTTCGCTCTTTCAGAACCACTGATGGAAATTAGAATTGAAAATGTTTGTATATAGTTTTTCTCAACTTGAATTGTGTTGTATTTCTGTGTAAGTGTTGCTCTGGTACAATGTCTTATGTTCATGTATGTATATCCAgatatataaagtataatacAAAGTGTTAAGTTGTTAGATTTCAAGTTTTTATTTCAGGAATTATTTCTTCATAAGAAGTAATAAAAACGACTAAACATCATGTGTAGTTATAttcatattatataatattataatattaatattataaattatattcatattaatagtctttttctttttgaatataatgtaaaattaataaaataaaatgcaataaaataaaagtatgtggactgtttgtgtgtgtaacttgtgtctgtgtgcagaTTTTGATTGTAATGTGAGTTTAGAAATTTTCACCTCAGGAGGTCAGTGGTCCAGAAACTTGCTTTCTACTCCAGATCCTTTTAAACATGTCCAGTGGTTTGTTTGGGGATTGTttctgcaggatacacacactccttaaaATTCTATTTTGTTTCTAGttaaattgtaataataataataataataatactaataatactactactactactactactactaataataataataataataatcattattattattattattattattattattattattacaataataataataataataataataataataataataataataataataataataataataataataataatgcacttatccaattatccaattaattacttaattaatttaaaGAATTCTGCAGTTGCACACTTAAAGATTTAAAGAGAAGATTTAGAGAAAATTAAGCaaatgttctgtttttgtttcagtttatatagttttattgtttctgttctattgtgttatatttttgCTTCTGTTTATCAGTTCTATTCTATTTTCCCTCTATTTCATTCTATTTGAATCAATTCTATttgattttgtgttttattctgtgtccGTTTGTGAGTGCTATTCTCCAgcattatgttatattatgtaatgttgtgttatgttccattttgtttatttggttcCATTCAATAACCTTCTGTTCTATTCTCCTCTATTGAACATTCTGAACATTCTGAACATTCTGAACATTCTATTTATTCTATTCTTATATTCTGCTTATTCCATTCCTATCTAttctattgttgtttatttttagtttctatttttatttcatattatattcTGATaatcttttatattatttttattttttattatatatacttCATTTCTTCGTGtatttctcatatttttttattctagtttTCAGATTTTTGTTTCCGGCACAGGGCAGTCGTAAAAACATctcactacatgtcatactgtgtatgattgtctTTGTGAAAAATAGAATTTGAATTTATTgggttattaatttattattccatttctgttttcagatttattcattGAGACTCTATTTTTTAACTTCTATTCTCTTCTGCTCTATTGTATTTCTatctatttatgtttattcaatTCTAATCAATTTAGTTgtctttgttctttattttatatcttttcattttattttaattagatttcattgtttttgtttggaatAGACAAGAAAAGACTAGACTAGACTCAAATAGAagagaatagaagagaagagaatagaatagaatagaatagaatagaatagaatagaataatatagattagaagagaagagaattaTATAAAATTGAATAGAAGAGAATAAAATAGGATATAATAGAATAGAGTTATCTAGAACGTCCCTGTACGCTGTAACATTAcagtttctcttcactggagctaagagactcaaaccctgttccagcatgacaatgcccctgtacacaaagcacagagctccatgaagacatggtgtagaggttAATGTTCTTGTGGAAGAACTGGAgagtcctgcactgagccctgactctgactcaaccccactgaacacctttgggatgaactggaacccATAACACTGCTCGAGCGTCCACAGGGAGCTGCACTTCTTAATTTTGACCACTAGATGCCACTAAAGCGCAACTGTGTCGAATACATTTGGGAGACAAGCTTCATTTTAATTGTATCgctatatgtataaaaaaagaagaagaatagagTTAGATAGAGTTGAAGAGAATAGAGTTATTCATTCATAGGATTATTCATATTCTGTAGTCAGAGGCTGGACTGTAAGAAGGACAGTGAAgaagtgctgtagtgtgttgttgtgtacgGCG is from Hemibagrus wyckioides isolate EC202008001 linkage group LG24, SWU_Hwy_1.0, whole genome shotgun sequence and encodes:
- the il21r.2 gene encoding interleukin 21 receptor, tandem duplicate 2, producing MQLQFGFICALLSFTQLSQAQLSSGYLVCESDYWLQVSCFLNSRAIHNWTENTTYLLEFEVKNYKKKYCSLSVEKDGYSCNFTAELMYHSTFANYHTIDISLCVPQSCKLLKSSFSPAQHIKPITPSNLMVQYENGSYTFAWNSGYEKHIYRSVLPFEYVLRYHPVGQTAMKELHTRETVYNVSETVFDPGTEYVARVYNTVMKDNGYKGTPSHESAEIRWKTRPASAVDGVITMKQIAILICLAVGLLSLLLFPVARMKIKKISWVKTPAPYVSPMNLTAQYWLSKGHVQYIYSEEISKIDMITENTPRQQVQECSSVIYSHCPTPYVSPLKEVWPPCLTSDSRIAANNACTDLDFLPDDHDVEKTLLCLGIAEGCVSLDDLEPSLEICKSSEASSLPENPVCFNQSYCTLTNTEFGFIPTFCSVQCAPSLNLGLKGTTTPELLNIQIEDNTLEVDTVTLDDLQLSIEE